GCAATCTGCCCTTCAGAGACGGTGTTATCGCGTATTCCGTTGATAAAGAAACGGATTTCTTCATCACTCAGCGCGAGACCATCGCGTTTTTTTCGAATAATTTCTTGAGCGAGAAACAAGGTAACCCCCTGAGGAATAAAGCCGGAAAATCCATTGAGGCCGGGTAACAATACGTTACCCGGCAATGACAAATTAATAGCTGCTTGCGCTCTTACCGTCGCCGTGACCCAACGCTTTCAGCAGGCTTGCCAGCAGGCTGGAGGCACCAAAACGGTAATGACGGGCATCGGCCCAATCGGCGCCAAACAAGTCGTCGGCAATAGCGAGATACTGCTGCGCATCTTCCGCGCTACGTACGCCACCTGCCGGTTTGAAACCAACGGTTTTATCAACGCCCATATCGCGAATCACTTCCAGCATGATTCGTGCGCTTTCCGGGGTCGCGTTTACCGGCACTTTACCGGTCGACGTTTTAATGAAATCTGCACCAGCTTTAATAGCGATTTCAGACGCTTTACGGATCAGCGCTTCTGTTTTCAGTTCACCGGTTTCGATGATCACTTTCAGCAGCACGTTCGCCGCCGCGCAAGCCTCTTTACAGGCTTTCACCAGTTCAAAACCCACCTGCTCGTTACCGGCGATCAGCGCGCGGTACGGGAACACCACATCAACTTCATCCGCGCCGTAAGCAATAGCAGCGCGCGTTTCTGCCAGCGCGATGTCGATATCATCGT
This genomic interval from Kosakonia sacchari SP1 contains the following:
- the deoC gene encoding deoxyribose-phosphate aldolase, producing MSDLTASSLRALKLMDLTTLNDDDTNEKVIALCHQAKTPVGNTAAICIYPRFIPIARKTLNAQGTPDVRIATVTNFPHGNDDIDIALAETRAAIAYGADEVDVVFPYRALIAGNEQVGFELVKACKEACAAANVLLKVIIETGELKTEALIRKASEIAIKAGADFIKTSTGKVPVNATPESARIMLEVIRDMGVDKTVGFKPAGGVRSAEDAQQYLAIADDLFGADWADARHYRFGASSLLASLLKALGHGDGKSASSY